The Denticeps clupeoides chromosome 1, fDenClu1.1, whole genome shotgun sequence genome segment TAGAAATGAATGTAGGTGATTTTCGCCGATACCGATTTGCATCCCTACATTTTATCATATAGTACTGCCTGTCCCAGTTTTCACTCCGGTTGGTGCTCCTTTCAGAGACCTTTTGATCAGCCACAGCAAAACCTCGCTAAACCTGATAAGTATGCATTGTCCTTTTCTCCTCCTTTGCCTAATGCTTCTAGTGTATTGATTAGGCGATACAATCTGAGCacttaatgaaatgtgtttatatgttgACGTAGGAGTGACGTCACAGTGGAGACGTACTCTCTCGCTTACTTGTTATAACCGCTTAGTCCGACTCAGGGTtgcggctgccagagcccatcccaggacaccccccccccaccccccacccccccccccccccccacacacacacacacacacacactttacagagTCACCCGTTTCACTGTTATGCACATGCCTTTTGACGGTGGGAAGAAACCGGAGGAGGTTCGAGACGGAATTCAAATGCACAACCTTGGACTTGTGAGGCCATGTTGCCAACCACTGCGCCAACAGAGAATTTTGGATCATTTATGAAAattgatttttgtattttttaggtTTCGAAATCATACAAATCTGCAGCTCTGCTTCATCAACAATAGTGAgagtgaggatgaggaagatgcaCAAGACACCAAAAAGGAGGTGAGAAGATCAGGTGCTCGTGGTTTATTGccgttgttgtttttgtcctttttttccccctaaattGTGCCTCATTTTTCCCTCTCCAGGCTGGTGCAAAGTCGGGGAAAAGTGCAGCAAGAGCCTCAGCAACTGGCAAAACGGAGAAACCAAAATCCACAGGTTTCAGGAGGGAGGTGAAGGCAGCTCTGAGCGCGCTCAGAAACAAATTATGGACCGAACAGAAAAAGAAGGTCAGAGAACGAACATGCGAATACACACACCGATCTAATATATGTAACATCTCCTTCGTTTCCTGTATTTAACTCATCCTGCTCCACGTTCTTTCCTCTAACAGAGCGCACCTCTCTGTAGACCCGTGGCTAAGAAACTTGAGCGCAGCGAGCTGCAGGAACTGAGTATGAAAGAACTGAGAGCGCTACACACTTCCCTCGGAAAAGACATTCAAGGCCAGTACTTACACCAGCAAAAACACTTCCTATTGTGtcctcagtttttttaattttctttgatCATGATGCCACCAACAGACTTATCAAAGGCAATGTCTTTTATTCAAAAACTAGTGAATCTGCACATACTGTCCCAATGCAGCACgtcttatatattatataccTTTTGCTTTTGGGTGAAAGCATTGGTAATTAGTTTTAATGTTTGAGTCTGGCCATTGTGACAGATGCAGAAGTCCTGTTAACCTTTGACCCCGTCGATTTATCAGGCACTCAGTCTTCAAAACTGGTGGCAGCTGCATTCTGATGAGCTGAATCATGTGGTTGGTTGCCAATGGCAACACTTTTCCTTATTCGTGTTTGTGCTTGTAGACCTCAGCTCAGAGCTGGTTGGCCGGCTGCTGACTCGAGACCAGCTGAGGACCGAGCAGGATGCCATGCTGCTGGAGGTACAGGACATGATGTCACTCTGACACTGTCAACAGTCGTCACGCCGTGAAAGGGACtgctgtgatgtcactgtcGCCAAGGGACCTGGGAAGTGCCGCTGGAAAGAAGGGAATGTTACTGTGAAAGCCACGTCTGTCCTTCAGCTTGGACCGATTGCACGGAACCCTTTACGTTTGTGACCGACCCCGAGGGACTAACAAGCTGCAAATGCTGCCGTTCTTTAtcaaaacagactttttttctgtttttgccatatttgtattattttaataacctCATGCATGATAATTTGACCTATCATGTCATTAATTTGACCATTCATGTCAAAGCAAAAATTGTTTACAAGTTATTTTTCTTTGGTTTACACTCATCCAAGGTCTTCTGTTACTGTTGGATTCGACAAAAGGGAACATTGTGTGTTATAAAGAGAACACTTGGAACCTCTCTGAAAATCACTGTTTTTGAATGTGCTTTACCAAGACAAATGAAAATTCTTGTCCTACAACCTTTTCAGAGTCATTAAAGTAGAGAAGAAGGAACTGTTTCTTCTGGAGACTACATGCCAGGTGTactatactgtgtgtgtgtgtgtgtgtgtttgggtttgtAATGTCTAAATGACAAAATCAGCTGAACTGAGGGAAGCGGGCGAGACTGGggcaggaggggtgggggggatgTCAGAGGAACCGGGAACGACCACAGAGGAGGGGATGGAGTAGAATGTGCCGAAACAGGTACAGCGATCAGCAGTTCGGACGGAAGCGGCCAGCGTGATCCAGAGCCGAGGACGGCAGTAATGGTCCACCGCTCCGTTTCTCTTTCCCAATCGCGTCTTGTGACCGTACCCGTCCACCGCCGCTGTCAGGCTTTAATGGGCTGGACGTGGGGAGACCCGCACAGCGGCCCCACTGCGCCGTGCTTCACACAGGTAAGCCTCACCAGCAGCTTCTGGTATTTACGTGGTCTTGCAGGTCGAGTGGTGTGAATATATTACAATGTAATTACATGTACCATTGCCTAGACTTTCCAACATttctggttgtgttttttttattacgaatcgtttttttttcaagtagGCGGGTTGCGGCTTGAGCTCGGTTGTTTGCAGCTTGTGAAGTTCGTGCCTAAGAGCTCAGCATCTGTGTATTGACACAGCGTAATACATGCCCACCAATCAGCCATGTCTCGCACGAGGCTCACGAACAGACAGAGACCTGATGGAGCGCCGGCCTGTATCGCAATGGAAGCCTGTGATGGTGCTTTCGCGGGGTTAGAACGGGCGAGAGTGTGGCGCGTGTTTGTGTAGATGTTACGAGAGACACGGAGGTGAGGTGGGGAAGCATTGCGTAGATGACGAGAAGGATGGACACAACAGGGGAAGTGTGGTTACTGATTGAAGACTTAATGGACTGAAAAAGGGCTGAATCGGCAGCATATAGTCCGAGGGCAGGGCAAACAGCACCAGAGATTGTGAAAGAAAGGGGGACaatggaggggggaggggagccggatggatggatggatggatggatggatggatgatggaGGGTGCATGCTATGTCCCACAACAGAAAACTAAAGGATCTTTTGAACGTTTGCAGTGAGAAGACCCGAGTCAACCGTTCCACATCAGGGGTTGGGCGATGGTAACTTTCCTGATGGCCTGACGAGAAGATGAGCCCGAGGAGTTCCAGCATCCAAGAGAGAACCGGCGTCTGACAATGACAACGACTGTGAGCGCGGTCCTGTCCGGCGGTAAGGACCAGCGGAACGGCAGTCTGTCCTCTCTGGGCTCCTCAATCCACCTCTCGTGCAACATTGACGAGTCCTACAAATACATCTTCCTCCCAATCTGCTACTCCTTCACCTTCGTCTTCAGCATGGCCCTCAACTCGGTGGTCCTCTTCCGCTCCTTCCGTCGCACCAAGCGCTGGAACGCCTCGCTCATCTACATGGTGAACCTGGCGTCCACCGATTTCATGTACGGCCTCTCGCTGCCCTTCCTTGTGGTCAGCTACGTCATGAAGGACGACTGGGTCTTTGGGGACTTCATGTGCCGCCTGGTGCGCTTCCTGTTCTACTTCAACCTCTACTGCAGCATTTTCTTCCTGACCTGCATCTCGGTGCACCGATACCTGGGCATCTGCCACCCCATGAAGACCATCACCTTGGAGACCAAGCGAGCGGTGAAGGGCACCTGCGTGCTGGTCTGGGCTTCCGTCTTCACGCTCACCTGCCCCATCTTCCGCTTTGCACAGACTCAGTACCTCCCCAGGGGAGGGGAGGCCGCAGGTTCGGGGGCGGCCATCAGTGGGAATGGAGCTAGCGGAGAACCGGAGGTGTTCAACAATTGTTGGGACGATGCCATCGACAAGGAGTTCAGGGATTACGTCCCGTATGGAATCACCCTTCATCTGCTGGGCTTTTTTGTTCCGTTCAGCGTCATTGCATGGTGCTATTCGCAGGTGGTCCTGACCATCATTCGAACCCTGCGGTCGCAGCCGTCTGTGGAAGAGAGTCCAGGAGGAGCCGGCCGGGCCAGTGCTGGAGGGACGGTGGTCGGAGGACAGGGCATGTCCATCATTCTGGGGTCCCACTCCTCGTATGTGAACCGACGTCGCAAGTCAGTCAAAACCATCGTAACCATCACCCTGCTGTTTGCTCTGTGCTTCTTTCCATTCCACGTGACCCGCACCATCTTCCTGGTGCTGAAGGTCACCAAACACGTTGAATGTCAAACCATGCGCATGGTGTCCATCTGTTACAAAATCACACGGCCACTGGCCTCCTTCAACGCCTGGCTCAATGCCCTGCTCTACTTCCTCACCAAGGAGAAAAGCACCCCGTGCTGCCCTGTGCCAGAGCCAAACCAACATGGCGTCCTGTGGCCCCTGAGAATGCTGGGAAAAGCTGGTGACGAGGAGGAGGGGGGCGAGGACGTGATTAATAACGAGGACCCCAAGCCGAATGCCGATATATACCGAGGTCTCCCTTGACGAGGAAATGAGGGCCAGTGAACATTGCGGGAAGCTTTATGAAACTGCTGCAGTGGCATATATCCGTCACCCATTAAGCTGGGCGAGAGAACTTCTAGAAGAAGATCGTTGTAGATGTTGCTGGAGAGATGTAATGATGTATTGGTGATACTTGAACTCAAAGTTTACTCAAATAGTGATTGATTATGCAGATTGGACTGACTTTAAACCTCATGCATTGtgacttttgttctttttttctgcacattaaAACTGACTTACATGAAGACACTTAGTCAGACCGTGGTGTACTTGTAATAGAATGTATTGTCTGGATTCTAATGTATTTTATGCAAACGTTTGTCAGTATGTATTGTACTTAGTCATTAAAGTTGCCTTAAATATGTAGagggaaagaaaatgtgatGAGGTCAGGCTTTATAATGAGTCACATATTTTGAAACAAAGTGGATCAGTAATTATCTGCCTCTTCATTTTGGACTAATCCAAAGTTCAACTAATAAAAGCAATGAGCAAAATGCCTCTGAAGGGAGGAGAAAATACGCCGCTGTTTTTGCCGCTTGGTGTACACTTGGTGAAATTTGTAAAAAGATTGTTATCCACGAAGAGCTCATTCACAAAATTCCCATGACGTTTTGTTCAGTGGATGGTCAATGATTAAACATCACATTCATTTTGCAAGACAGATTTTCTATACATATAAAACAATCCATGCAAACGTGTATTTTATACTTACGTTAAACTGTGTGGCCTATTGTCAAGTGTAAAATTCTTAATGCATAATGGTTTCATACTATTTCATACTATTGCGAAGActagtatttttaaaatactaaGATATCTAACGTTTTAAGTATATACGTACCAATGTCTATATATCACAAAACCACATGTGTAGAATGAAATTGACATAAGAGCGAATACTGTACTTTTTGTTTAAACATGGTTAAATTATTgtgacattttatattatataaatattgtttattttataaatatataatttattttatacatttactgtGCTATTAAAACGTCTAAGGATCATTGAACACCACGCCCTTATAACCGATTTAAGGCGAGGGTTTTTACGCACAGTAGAGGGCGACAAAGTACAGATCCGGGACATTGCTTCTGAAATTCAAAACAAAACTTGACGTCACTTCTTCCCGTCTCGCCTTGCGGCCGGCGAGCTCGCTGACGGTTAttataatttcacaaaaaaaataaataaaaattcctgAAACAAACATATGGGGAAAATGTTGCAAAAGCTGCTATTTTTGTCCAATGTACACAGTATGCCGTGGTCCAAAAATTATAATTCGGTCGggaaaatttatatttattttttttttccttcgttCCGTGTCATCACTCTAATAGAGTGGACGTGAGGGGGCTTTGGCGCCATTTTCAAACTCGCGTCTTGGAGAATGGGAGTCTGCCTCAAATACATTATGcgcttaatattttttttttttttaactttttctcAGCTACCGAGGAAAAAcgggtttatttaaaaataatattttatttcgtCCGAAGACGGGGATTTTTTTTACTCGCTTTCAGGTAAGAGTTGATTTacgtttattttcttttatttattattttgcaatgTTGTCAACCAAGATATTATTTTTTAGGGAGATTTATTAATGCGATAATTTCACACGGCCCCGTTTAACTCGGCTCCGTGTAGTATATGTTGGGTTAAGGGTGTTCCTGCTCCTACACGCTTTTTAATGTCATCCAAATTctacacaaaacaacaaatctTTAGTTTTAAAACGTCATTTATTAGCATTGATAGTTAATTCCGTAggttttttaaatgattttctcAAACATGGTTTCATGTGACGTGTGGCCAAGTTTTAATAGCGGCTGACAGGAATCGAAATAAATTCTGCCGCCGGTGAACGTCGCTCCCTAATCCGTCCAGCCTCACGACCCAACGCCCCCCAAAATCCGGACCCCTCCCCGAAAAGCGGGGTCTCTCCCCGGGACCCAATTACGCGTCGCCCTCTGCACTTTTCAAAGCGGCGCCCGGACCCGCCGCCCCGGTGTCCATTTCTCACCAGTTCGGCCCTTTGAGCAGAATTACAGCGAGAGAAAAGCGGGGCGTCCGCCTGAGTAATTAGTGCGCGGGAACGGAGGGGATTCGGGGGGGGGGAACGAATCCGACTGTCTGGCTGGTTCAGCTCTCAGGTCGCCCGGACTGCAGCTCTCCTCCGGTTTTccggcgtaaaaaaaaaaaaaaaaaacagcaacgaCGCAAAAACATCAGATCTTCGCACGCAGCGGGTGCATAAAGTACGAACCGCGGCCGTTCTCGTTTCCCTGCACGCCATTAATAACGGAGAACCCATCCCacgtttattcattttatttattcaccccCATCAGAGGAGTTAAAACACGCGTgcaatcaaaaaaaaatctaaattacgAGCTGCACGCTACGTTTGTcgttttgtaatatttttttgcagggtggggggggcaggaaggtggtggtgggggggtctgTGAGACAGACTGGTGTTCCCGACTAGGAAAAGTTCTCATTctggtataatttttttttttgcaagtttaACCGGTTGTGCGAGATGGATgcagtttaattattttttttttgcataaccGGCTCTCTGTGTGTATGATGAGTATCAATGTTGCAcataggagaaaaaaaacaggaagcagTTCTGTTTATGGGCCAGGCTGGGTGAGGTTTGCAGGCCACTTTTGGAAACTTTTGGTCACGTTTCGGTACACTTGCAACGTTTTTTTGATTTTGCTGTGCTGCGCTTGCTTTGGTCGGCATGTTGAATAAGCAGATCCGTTATT includes the following:
- the LOC114797479 gene encoding P2Y purinoceptor 3, giving the protein MTTTVSAVLSGGKDQRNGSLSSLGSSIHLSCNIDESYKYIFLPICYSFTFVFSMALNSVVLFRSFRRTKRWNASLIYMVNLASTDFMYGLSLPFLVVSYVMKDDWVFGDFMCRLVRFLFYFNLYCSIFFLTCISVHRYLGICHPMKTITLETKRAVKGTCVLVWASVFTLTCPIFRFAQTQYLPRGGEAAGSGAAISGNGASGEPEVFNNCWDDAIDKEFRDYVPYGITLHLLGFFVPFSVIAWCYSQVVLTIIRTLRSQPSVEESPGGAGRASAGGTVVGGQGMSIILGSHSSYVNRRRKSVKTIVTITLLFALCFFPFHVTRTIFLVLKVTKHVECQTMRMVSICYKITRPLASFNAWLNALLYFLTKEKSTPCCPVPEPNQHGVLWPLRMLGKAGDEEEGGEDVINNEDPKPNADIYRGLP
- the LOC114797289 gene encoding schwannomin-interacting protein 1: MEGDKERERERGEEKESDETEEDTEGAALEWQDSYHEDDLGLPIMHWEALNLRIAELEKQEEERKQRDKDVGHLLSGWTTDQDPGSHRDTWEDGGDDGNSRLTLLTSRFRNHTNLQLCFINNSESEDEEDAQDTKKEAGAKSGKSAARASATGKTEKPKSTGFRREVKAALSALRNKLWTEQKKKSAPLCRPVAKKLERSELQELSMKELRALHTSLGKDIQDLSSELVGRLLTRDQLRTEQDAMLLEVQDMMSL